The following nucleotide sequence is from Pseudonocardia abyssalis.
GTGATCCGCGGCGGGGAGAACGTGTACCCGCGCGAGATCGAGGAGTTCCTCTACACCCACCCCGACATCCTCGACGCCCAGGTCATCGGCGTGCCCGACGCCAAGTACGGCGAGGAGCTGTGCGCCTGGGTGACGCTGCGCGACGGCGCCGAGGAACTGACGGTGGAGAAGGTGCGCGAGTTCGCCACCGGCAAGCTGGCGCACTACAAGATCCCGCGCTACGTGATGGTGGTGGCGGAGTTCCCGATGACGGTCACGGGCAAGGTCCGCAAGATCGAGATGCGGGAGAAGAGCGTCGGGCTCCTCGGCCTGGAGGACGCGGCAGCGGTGCAGAACGCGTAGGTCCACCGGCGGCCCCCGGCCCGACTCGGCAGTAAAGCCACTGTGCCGCCACGAGACGGCAGCACAGTGGCTTTACTGCAGGTGGGGGAGCCGCACCCGCAGCTCCGCGTAGGCGGGGATCAGGGCTCTGCGGGCCGGCCTGCGGCGTTCCACCGTCCAGGGGCGGCCGGCGGCCGTCACCGTCTCCACCATCGCCCCCACCTCCGCCTGCGCCAGTGCCGCGCCCAGGCAGAGGTGGCGGCCGGCGCCGAACCAGAGCCTGCGGTTGTCGGGCAGGTAGGGGCGGTCGAGGTCGAAGCCGCCGGGAGCGGTGTTGGCCGTCCAGGTCAGCAGCAGGACGCGCTCGCCCGCGCGCAGCCGCCGCCCGGCCACGGTGACGTCACGCTTCACCGACCGGCCGATCACCGGGGCCGGGGTCGTCACCCGCAGACCCTCGCGGACGGCGTCGGGGAGCCGGGTGGGGTCGGCGAGCAGGCGGTGCTGGTCCCCGGTGTCGTGCAGCAGCGCCACGGTGCGCGCCATCGCCGAGGCCGCGGTCTCGGTCCCGGCCACCATCAGCAGCGCCGCGAGCCCGGTCGTCTCCCGCAACCCGAGGCCCAGCTCGCGGCAGCGGCCGAGCAGCGTCTCCGGCGGGGCGTCGCGCCAGGCGTCGGGGACGCCGCGCGTCAGGTCGTCGACGATCGCCTTCGCCCCGGCCACCGCCTCCGGGGTGAGGGCGGTGTCGGCTGCGCTGCCCAGTGCGGTGGCCGCGAGCCGCTCGCCGGTGACGAACAGCGTGCGGGCCTCGGCGTCGTCGAGGTCGCCCAGCCCGAGCAGCGACGCCAGCATCCGTCCGACGAGCACGCGGCCGAGGTCGGCGACGTCCACGGGTGCGCCGGACGCCAGGTCGGCCCGGGCGGTCGCGAGCCGCCGCGACCACGCGCCGCTCACCAGTCGCGCGGCCGTCGCCTCGGTGAACAGGTCCCGGGCGCGGGTGCGCAGGTCGTGGTGGCCCGGCCCGTCGAAGAGGTCGTACACCCAGTCGCCCAGGACCTGAGCCCACAGGTGCCCGACCCCGCCCTCGCCGAGGAGGGTGAAGGAGCGGTGGTCGGTGAGGATCTCCCGGGCGATCCGCGGGTCCGCGCTGACCCAGCCCAGCCGCGGCACCCGCCGGATCGGGACGGCGAGGCGGCCGCCGATGAGCAGCGCGGCCAGTGCCGGTCGGGAGGCGAGCAGCAGCCTGCGCTCGTGACGTGCGGCGGTGTCGGGCACCGGCTCATCGTCGTCGCGGGGACCGCGGTGCGGAACAGTGGTCCCACCGACGCTGATCAGCGGCTGCACGGACGGGTGTCGCGGGGCTAAGGTGGACGGGCGCGTCCCGGTGTCGTCAGGTGGGCCCAGAAGGCGGCCCAGGCATCAGGGGCGCGTTCGTCGTGCATCCGCGAAGGCGCGGTGCGCGAGGAACGCGACGATGAGGAACGGGTGGGTCCAGGTGCCGAGCGGCAGGGTCAAGTGGTACGACGCCGACAAGGGCTTCGGCTTCCTCGCGCAGGACGGCGGCGAGGACGTCTACGTCCGCAAGGCCGCGCTGCCCGCCGGGGTGGAGTCGCTCAAGCCGGGGCAGCGCGTCGAGTTCGGGATGGCGGAGGGCCGGCGCGGCCCGCAGGCGCTGCAGGTGAAGCTGGTGGATGCGCCGCCGTCGGTCGTGGAGGCCGCGCGCCGCCCCGCCGAGGACCTGCACAGCCTGATCGAGGACATGATCCGGTTGCTGGACACGAAGGTGCAGCCCGACCTGCGCCGCGGCCGCTACCCGGAGCGCAAGATCGCGAAGCTCGCGGCCGAGGTCGTCCGGGCCGTGGCGCGCGACCTCGACGGCTGATCCTCAGCCCGCGACCGTCAGCACCCAGCTCGACCGGATCGGGAACACGATCTCGCCGGTCGCCTCGTCGATCTCCGGGGGCGGCCCGTACTGCTGCACCTGCGCGGTGAGCAGGCGGGCGTCCGCGGGGAGCTCGAGGGAGTAGCTCTCCCGGGCCTGCGGCGCGAACACCGTCGTGCGCTCGTCGAGCTGCTCGCCCGCGCCGTCGCGGTAGGTGAACACGATCTGCCACGGGGTGTCGGACACGGCCGTCGGCACCGTGACGAGCACCGGCGTGCCCGGCGGCACCGGCAGCGTGACGGGGGCGTTCGCGTCGTTGGTACAGGTCACGAAGTCGTCCTGGCAGTACTGGGTGGGTGCGGCGACGGCCGACTGTGCCCCGGCGGCGAAGGTCACCTCGGGCGGGGCGTCCGTCCCGCACGCGGCCAGCAGCGGGACGGCGAGGGCCAGGGCGAGTACGCGGCGCACGCCGTCACCCTACGTACGGGTGCGGGCGGGCTCCGAGCGCGGCGCCAGGAACGGCAGGATGCTGTGTCCGCGGGCGATCAGGGCCGTCTGCACGCCGCCGATCGCGACCATCGCCGAGGCGACGACGAACCCGAGCCCGTAGGTGTCGTGCGGCAGCAGCACACCGAGCGCGCCGCCGAAGACCCACGCGAGCTGCAGGACCGTCTCCGACCGGCCGAACGCCGACGCCCGCGACTCCTCGGGCAGGTCGCGCTGGATCACCGCGTCGAGGCAGACCTTGGCCAGCGCGCTGCAGGTGGACGCCACCAGCGCGACGATCGCGGCCGTCGCGATGCCGGGCAGGACGGCGGCCACGACCGCCGACGCCACGGCCACCGCGATGCAGCCGACGACCACCGTGTCGATCTTGTCGAACCGCTGTCGCGACCCGGCCGCGTTGCCGCTGAACGACCCGATCCCGGCCGCCGCGCCGACGATCCCGATGAGGAACAGCTGCTGTGTCGGGTCGTCACCGGCCTGCGCCCGCACGGTGAACGCGACGAACAGCGTGAGGAAGCCCGTCAGGAACCGCATCGACCCGTTGCCCCACAGCGCGACCACGACCCCGCGGCTGACGGGCTGCCGCCTCCCGCGCTGCGTGCTGCGCAGGGCCGCGGGCACCTCGCCCGCCGTCGACTCCACCCAGCGCGGGATCCGCAGGCAGAGCAGCGTGCCGGCGACGGCGAGCGCAGCGGTGAAGAACAGCGCCCCCGGGGAGCCGGCCAGCGCCGCGATGCCGGCCGCGATACCGCCGAACACCCCGCCCGCGACCAGCCCGAACGTGGTGAGGCGCGAGTTCGTCGTCGCCAGGGTGATCCTGGTGGGGAGCACGCGGGGCGTGACCGCGGACTTGAGCACGTGGTAGGTCTTGCTCAGCACCATGACGCCGAGCGCGGCCGGGTAGAGGCCCCAGTTGTCGTAGTTGAGGGCCATGACGACGGCGAGGACCGCGCGCCCGCCGAAGGAGACCGCGAGCGCGGCGCGGCGGCCGCGTTGCAGGCGGTCGAGCAGCGGGCCGATCACCGGCGCGACCACCGCGAACGGGGCCACGGTGATGGCGAGGTAGAGCGCGACGTTGGTGACGCTCTCGGCCTTCGCTGCGGCGAAGAACAGGGTGTTGGCCAGCGCGACCGCCACCGCGGCGTCGACGGCGTAGGTCATCATCGTGGCGTAGGTGAGCGCGGTGAGGCCGGAGCGGTCGGCCCCGTCGGCGCTGGCGGCGCGCTGGAACGCCCGGATGCCGTTGCCGGTGATCTGGCGGCTGCGCATCGCCGCGACCCGGGTGACGGTGAGCTTGCGCGGCATCTCGACCGCGGCCGGAGGCTCGGGCTCGGGCGCCGCCTCCGCGACCGGCGGCGGTCCGGCCTCGGTCCAGAGCACCTTGCCGCGGGCGTCGGGCGGACCGGGGGTCCAGGACTGCGGCGGGACGGGCGGAGCCCCAGGGGTCCACGACGGCGCGGGCGGCGGGGTGCGGCGGTGGGCGGCCGGGTCGTAGCCGGGGTCGTCGTGCCAGGGGTAGCGGCGGCGGGGGACGTACCGGTCGTCGTGGGACGCCGTCGAGGGCTGCTCGGTCGTGGGGTGCCCGGCGGTCGGGTGCTGGCCGGCCGGTCGGGGGGCGGCCGGGAACGGGGCCGTCGGCGGGTGCGCGGTGGGCTGCGGCGACGGGAACTGCGCGGTCGGCCGCGGGCCGCCGGCCGGGCGGGGTGCGGGCTTCCGGGACGCGTTGCGGCCGCGGAGGAAGGAGAAACCGGAGCGCGCCACGTCCCCATTCTGACGCATCCGTACACCCCGGGGAGGGCGTCGCCCGCGTGGCGTGCCCGGGGGTCGGGCGGCGGCGGCGAACTCGCGGGTCAGGGGGTGGGGACCAGGCGGACGCGGAAGGTCGACGGCCAGAGCTTGCCCGTCAGCAGCAGCTCCCCGCCCCCCGCGTCGGCGATGCCGTTGAGGACGTCGGCGTCCGCGCGACGGGCGGGGTCGAGCAGGCCGCTCGCGTCCACCTCCGCCGTCACCCGCCCGTCCGACGGGTCGATCCGCACGATCCGGTCGGTCCGCCAGATGTTCGCGTACACCTGCCCGTCGACGCACTCGAGCTCGTTGAGCCGCGTCACCGGCACCCCGCCCTCGGTGACGGTCACGGAGCCGGTCTCGGCGAACGTCGCCGGGTCGTGGAAGCGCAGCAGGGCGGTTCCGTCGGAGCGGACGAGGCGCCCGCCGTCGTGGCACAGCCCCCAGCCCTCGCCGGTCAGCGGTACGGACCGCAGCATCGTCAGCGACGCCCGGTCCCACTCGTAGGCGACGCCGTCGCGCCAGGTGAGCTGCCAGATCCGGTCGCCGACGACGGTGATCCCCTCGCCGAACACCCCGTCCGGTAGCGGGACCGCCCGGCGCACGTCCCCGGTGGCGGGGTCCAGCTCGCGCAGCTGCGAGCCCCCGACCAGCCCCGTCCCCTCGTACACCACGCCGTCGGCGATCTCGAACCCCTGTGTGAACGCCGACGGGTCGTGCGGGATCTCGGCGAGGACCTCGGGCCGCAGCACCGGCACCGCGTCGGCGGGGACGGCCGCCGCGCAGCCCGCCATCGCCAGCACGGTGGCGAACACGAGCGCGCGCCCGGACGTCATGGTCGGCAGGGTGGCACAATCACCGCGGTGAGCGCCGAATCCACCCCTCCCGCCCGGCTCGTTCACGCCGTCGAGCTGGCCAGGGCCGCCGCCGTCGAGGACGCCACCACCGATCTGGGGCGCGCGAGCGCCGAGTCGGCCGTCGGCGAGCACCTCGAGGCCGTGGTCGAGGACCCGGGCACGCTCACCCACTTCTTCGCCGCCCGCCACGGCGGGTACCGGGGCTGGCGCTGGTCGGTCACCGTCGCGGCCCCCGAGGGCGAGGACGACGGCCCGATCACCGTGTGCGAGGTCGTGCTGCTGCCCGGCACCGACGCGGTCACCGCGCCCGCCTGGGTGCCGTGGCAGGAGCGGGTCCGTCCCGGCGACCTGGGTGTCGGTGACCTCCTCCCCGCAGCCGACGACGACGAGCGCCTCGTGCCCGGTTACGTCGCGGTCGACGACGCCGACCTCGACGTGCAGATCGCGGTCGAGGTCGGGCTGGGTCGCACCAAGGTGCTCTCCCGCGCCGGTCGCGACTCGGCGGCCGAGCGCTGGTTCGAGGGCCCGCACGGCCCGGGTACCGACATGGCCAAGGCGGCCCCCGGATCGTGCGGGACCTGCGGGTTCTTCCTGTCCCTCGCCGGCTCGATGCGGGGCGCGTTCGGCGTGTGCGGCAACGAGTACGCCCCCGCCGACGGCGCGGTCGTGGCCGTCGGGTTCGGCTGCGGCGCGCACTCCGACGTGGTGGTCGAGGCCGGCTCGCCCGTCATGGTCGCCGAGCTGGTCTACGACGACGGCGTCGACCTGGAGCCGGTCGCCACCTCGTGAACGACCCGTTCGGCACCGCATCGCTGCGGGCCGCGGTCCTCGACGCCTGGGCGTCCTCACCGACGCGCTTCCGCGAGGACGCCAACGCCGAGGAGGACCTCTGCCTCGGTGGCTACGCCGACGCGTGGTTCGTCGAGCTCGCCCAGAACGCCGCCGACGCCGCGCGCGCCGCGGGGGTGCCGGGCCGGATCGTGGTGGCCCTGGTCGACGGCGAACTGCGCGTCGCCAACACCGGCACCCCGCTGGACGCCGCCGGGGTCGCCGCTCTCGCGTCGCTGCGGGCCTCGGCCAAGCGCGACACCGACTCCGTCGGCCGGTTCGGGGTCGGGTTCGCCGCGGTCCTCGCCGTCACCGACGCGCCCCGCGTCCTCTCGAGGACAGGCGGGATCGCGTTCTCCGCCGCCCGCACCATCGACGCCGTCGCGGACCTGCCCGCCGTCGTCGCCGAGCTGGCCCGCCGCGACGAGCCGCCGGTGCTGCGCCTGGCCTGGCCGGTGGACGGGGAACCCGGTCTCGACACCGAGGTCCGGATGCCGCTGCGTCCCGGCGTCGACGGGGGTGCGCTGCTCGCGTCGGCCGCCGCCGAGGCCGCGGACCTGCTGCTCGCCCTGCCCGACCTGGTCGAGATCACCGTCGGCGGCACCGTCGTGACCCGCGCCGACGACGGCGACGTGGCGACGATCGCCACCCGCGTCGACGCCGGGTCCCGCGACGACCGGTGGCGCCTGGCCGGGCGAACCGGGCGGTTGGAGCGGGACGCGGACGGGGCCGTCGAGCAGCGCGGACGCCGGGACTGGTCGGCCACCTGGGCCCTCCCGCTCGACCGTGCGCTGATCGACGACGAGGTCCTGTACGCCCCGACCGCCACCGGCGAGCGCCTCGGGCTGCCCGCGCGGCTCGTCGCGACCGTCCCGATGGAGCCCGACCGCCGCCGCGCCCGCACCGGCCCCGGAACCGACGCGGTGCTCGCCGGGGCCGTCGACGCCTATCTCGACCTCGTCCGCGCGACCCCGCCCGCCGAGCGGGCCGCGCTCGTCCCGGAGCCCGGTTTCCCGCGCTCCCCGCTCGACGGCCGGCTGCGCGAGGGGATCGTCGAGGCGCTGCGCCGCACCGCGTGGCTCCCCGGAGCCGACGGCTCGGACCTGGTCCCGGCGCGGGCGCGGTGGCTCGACCTCCCCGACCCGGGCGATCTCCTCGCCCTCCTCGGGTTCGCCGACCTGACCGCCGCCCCGCCGCCCGTCGCACTCGACGTCGAGCGTCTGTCCGCGGCCGGTCTCGTCGAGCGGCTCACCGGCGTCGACCGCCCGCCGACCTGGTGGAAGTCCCTCTACGCCGCACTCGCGCCGCTGGTCGGCGTCGTCCCCGGGCTCTCCGAGGACCTGCGCGCGCTCCCCGTCCCGCTCGCCGACGGCCGCGTCGCGCTCGGTCCGCCGACGGTGCTGCTCCCGTCGGGCGTCGCGTTCGGGGTGTCGCTGCCCGGCCTGCACCTAGCCCACCCCGACGCCGTGCACCCGCTGCTCGCGCGCCTCGGCGCCACCACGGCCGACGCCCGCACGCTGCTGGAGCACCCCGCGCTGCTCGCCGCCGTCGAGAGCTCCCTGGACGACGCCGACGCCGGGCTCGACGTCCGCCCGCTCGCCGAGGCGGTGCTCGCGCTCGTGGCGCAGGTGGGCACCGTCGACGGCTGCGGTGCGCTCGCCCTGCCCGCCGACGACGGCCTCCCGGCCCGCGCCGACGAGCTGATGCTCCCCGACGCCGCGCTCGCCCCGCTGCTCGGCGACGACCCGCCGCTGGGCGTCGTCGACGCGCCGTGGGCCGACCGCGCCGCGCTCGTCGCCGTCGGCGTGCTGGACGGGTTCGCGCTCGTCGTCGACGAGGAGCCGACCGGCCCCGACCACGACCTCGATGACGAGGAGCGCTGGTGGGACTCGCTGCCCGAGCCCCCGCGGCGGCTGGTGGCGGTGCGCGACCTCGACCTCGTCGACGACGACGCCTGGTCCGCCGCGCTCGCCCTGCTCGGCGCCGGCCGCGAGACCCGTGAAGCTCTGAGCGGCGGTTACACCGCCTGGTGGCTGGCCCGACATGCCCGACTCGACGGTCGCCGCCCCGATCACTGGCGGCTCCCGTCGGCGCACGGGATCGCGGCTCTCTACGACCAGGTCCCGGAACCGGCGACCCGGGGGCGGGGGAACAGCGACTCACGGGAGGGTGGGGACTCGCCGGCGGAGGGTGTGTGGCTCGCCGCCGGTGTCCGCGCCGATCTGGTCGTCGCCGACGCCCGTGGGGCCACCGACCTGCTCGACCGCCTCGCCGACCCCGATCGGCACCCGGACGTCGCGCTGGTCGCCGACGCGCACATCGCGCTGACCGACGCCGTCGCCGCCGGGCGTGTCGACCCGGCCGATCTCGACGCGCCGGAGAACGTCCGCGCGCTCGACGGCTCGGTCGTGTCCGTCGACGTCGCCGTGGTGCTCGACGCCCCGTGGCCCGCCTCCGTCCTCCCGGCCGGGGAACTGGTGGCCGGGGGCGACCCCGCACTGCTCGCCGACCTGCTCGACCTCCCGCTCGCCACCGACATCGTGGCCGGAGTCGTCGAGGGGGCGGGGAAGGCCGTCGACTGGGCCGACGTCGCCGAGGTCGTGGTGGCGTGCCACACGCTCGGCGTCGCCGTCCCCGGTGGATCGGTGATCCTCCACGACGAGCTGTGGGTGCGGGTCACCCGGCCCGTCACCGGCCGTTTCCGGGTTCCGGCCTGGCCCGACGGGGTGGGCGGCTGGCACGCCGATGACCCCCTCCGGGCCCTACTCGCACTACTTGCGGAGTGAACGACACGTGCTAGACAGAAGCGTGACCCTCCAGCGCCGGCCCCGCCGCGTCAGCGTGCTGTCCGTGCACACCTCGCCGCTGGAGCAGCCGGGCACGGGCGACGCGGGGGGCATGAACGTCTACATCGTCGAGACCGCCCGCCGGATGGCGGAGCGCGGCGTCGAGGTGGAGATCTTCACCCGGGCCACGTCCTCGGAGCACCCACCGGTCGTGGAGCTGGCCCCCGGGGTGCTGGTGCGCCACATCGCGGCCGGGCCGTTCGAGGGGTTGGGGAAGAACGACCTGCCCAGCCAGCTGTGCGCGTTCACCGCGGGCGTGCTGCGCACCGAGGCCCGCCACGACCCCGGTTACTACGACGTCGTGCACTCGCACTACTGGCTCTCCGGGCAGGTCGGCTGGCTGGCCCGCGACCGCTGGGGCGTGCCGCTCGTGCACAGCGCCCACACGCTCGCGCGCGTCAAGAACGCCGCGCTCGCCGAGGGCGACCCGCCCGAGCCGATGGTGCGCGTCATCGGCGAGGACCAGGTCGTCGCCGAGGCCGACCGCCTGATCGGCAACACCGACTCCGAGGCCCGCGAGCTGATCGAGCTGTACGGGGCCGACCCGCGCCGCGTCGTCACGATCCCGCCCGGCGTCGACCTCGACCGGTTCGTCCCGGGCGACCGCGCCGCCTCCCGCCATGCTCTCGGCCTCGCCCCCGACGCCGTCGTGCTCGCGTTCGTCGGCCGGATCCAGCCGCTGAAGGCCCCCGACGTCCTGCTCCGCGCCGCCGCCGAGATGCTCCGGCGCGATCCGGCGCTGCGCGCGCGGCTCGTCGTCCTCGTCGCGGGCGGGCCGTCGGGCAGCGGGCTGGCCGCGCCGACCTCGCTGCAGGCACTCGCCGCGTCCCTGGGCATCACCGACGTCGTGCGCTTCCTGCCGCCGCAGCGCGGGCACGGGCTCGTCGACGTCTACCGCGCCGCCGACCTCGTCGCCGTGCCCAGTCACAACGAGTCGTTCGGCCTCGTCGCGCTGGAGGCGCAGGCGTGCGGCACGCCCGTCGTCGCGGCGCGGGTCGGCGGCCTGCCGGTGGCCGTCGCGGAGGGGCGGTCCGGGCTGCTGGTGCCCGGGCACGGCTCCGGCCAGTGGGCCGACGCGCTGCGGGCGGGCCTGGCCCGGCGCGACGACCTCGGCGCGGGCGCGGTCGTCCACGCCCGGCGGTTCTCCTGGGACCGCACCACGGAGTCGCTGCTGGAGACCTACGCGGGCGCGGCCGCGGAGTTCGGCGAGCGCCAGGGAGTGCCCGCGGGGATGATCGCCCTGTGAGTGCCAGCCCCGCCGACCTCATCGCCGCCGCCCTCGCCGAGCTGGAGGTCGACCACCACCAGCGCGAGCCCGGGCAGTTCCTCGTCACGCTGCCCGGCACCGCCCGGCTGCAGACGCACTGCTGGCTCGTCGTCCGCGACCACGCCGTCTTCGTGCAGGCGTTCGTGTGCCGCCGCCCCGACGAGGAGTTCGAGGCGGTCTACCGGTTCCTGCTGCAGCGCAACGCCCGTCTCTACGGCGTGCACTACACGATCGACCGCATCGGCGACATCCACCTCACCGGCCGCATCGCGCTGCACGCCGTCACGACCGACGAGGTCGACCGGGTGCTCGGCCAGGTGCTGGAGGCCGCCGACGGCGACTTCAACACCCTCCTCGAGCTCGGCTTCGCGAGCTCGATCCGCCGCGAGCACGCCTGGCGCTCCGAGCGCGGCGAGTCCACGGCCAACCTGAAGGCGTTCGAGCACCTCTTCACCTGATCGTGACCTGGTCCGGCCAACCGGTCGCGGCGCCGGCCCCGTCCCTGCGGTGGGAGTCCCGGAACGGATCCGGGTGCCGAGGAGGCGATCAGGGTGGCTCGACGGGTGTCGCGCAGGGTGGTGGTCGCGGTGGCGACCGCGCTGCTGGTGCTGGCCGGTCTCGCGGTGGTGCTCGTCGACGGGGGCGGCGGAGGGTCGGCGTCGGGGGACTCGGCGTCGGTGTCCTCGGCCCCGTCGATCGGGTTCGCCGAGCCGGCCCCCGAGCGGTCCGGCGGGCTGGCGGACGAGTCGGCGGCGGCACCGTCGGTCGCGCCGGCGGCGCCGGGGGTGCCCGTCGGTGCGGTGGAACGCTCGCTCGTACGGACCGCGGAGGTCACCGTCGAGGTGGCGGACGCCGTCGCCGGGGTGCGGGACGTGCGGGCGGCGGCCGTCGCGGCGGGCGGGTTCGTCGCGGAGGAGCGCTCCGGTGACCACGGAGGCTCCGTCGTGCTGCGGGTGCCCGCCGACGCTCTGGACCGCGTGCTCGACGCCGTCGGGGCGGTCGGCGAGGTCACCGACCGGTCCTCGTCGGTCGTCGACGCGACGGAGCAGGTCGTCGACCTCGACGCGCGGGTCGCGAGCCAGCAGGCGAGCGTCGCGCGCGTCCGGGCGCTGCTCGCCGAGGCCACGACGATCGGCGAGGTCGTCGCGATCGAGTCGGAGCTGACGTCCCGCGAGGCCGAGCTGGACTCGCTGACCGGGCGGCTCGCCGCGGTGCGCGACCAGGTCGCGTTCTCCACCCTGACCGTCGACCTGCGCGTCCCCCACGTCGGTGCCGACGACGAGCCGCCGTCGGCCGCCGGGTTCGGGCCGGGCCTGGCGGCGGGCTGGGAGGGGCTGCTGGCGCTGGGCACCGGCGTCGGGACGGTGCTCGGGTTTCTCCTGCCGTTCGTCCCGGTCGTCGCACTGCCGGCGGGGCTCGCGTGGCTGCTGGTGCGACGGCGCCGACGCTCCACCCCGGCGACGTAACGCCTGGTCCACACGCTGCGACAGGACGGTCATCGCACAACGACGACGGGGGTCCCGTGACCGACATGTACCAGCAGCAGTCCGGCATACCGCCGCAGCGC
It contains:
- a CDS encoding cytochrome P450, coding for MPDTAARHERRLLLASRPALAALLIGGRLAVPIRRVPRLGWVSADPRIAREILTDHRSFTLLGEGGVGHLWAQVLGDWVYDLFDGPGHHDLRTRARDLFTEATAARLVSGAWSRRLATARADLASGAPVDVADLGRVLVGRMLASLLGLGDLDDAEARTLFVTGERLAATALGSAADTALTPEAVAGAKAIVDDLTRGVPDAWRDAPPETLLGRCRELGLGLRETTGLAALLMVAGTETAASAMARTVALLHDTGDQHRLLADPTRLPDAVREGLRVTTPAPVIGRSVKRDVTVAGRRLRAGERVLLLTWTANTAPGGFDLDRPYLPDNRRLWFGAGRHLCLGAALAQAEVGAMVETVTAAGRPWTVERRRPARRALIPAYAELRVRLPHLQ
- a CDS encoding cold-shock protein yields the protein MPSGRVKWYDADKGFGFLAQDGGEDVYVRKAALPAGVESLKPGQRVEFGMAEGRRGPQALQVKLVDAPPSVVEAARRPAEDLHSLIEDMIRLLDTKVQPDLRRGRYPERKIAKLAAEVVRAVARDLDG
- a CDS encoding DUF2771 family protein — translated: MRRVLALALAVPLLAACGTDAPPEVTFAAGAQSAVAAPTQYCQDDFVTCTNDANAPVTLPVPPGTPVLVTVPTAVSDTPWQIVFTYRDGAGEQLDERTTVFAPQARESYSLELPADARLLTAQVQQYGPPPEIDEATGEIVFPIRSSWVLTVAG
- a CDS encoding MFS transporter — translated: MRQNGDVARSGFSFLRGRNASRKPAPRPAGGPRPTAQFPSPQPTAHPPTAPFPAAPRPAGQHPTAGHPTTEQPSTASHDDRYVPRRRYPWHDDPGYDPAAHRRTPPPAPSWTPGAPPVPPQSWTPGPPDARGKVLWTEAGPPPVAEAAPEPEPPAAVEMPRKLTVTRVAAMRSRQITGNGIRAFQRAASADGADRSGLTALTYATMMTYAVDAAVAVALANTLFFAAAKAESVTNVALYLAITVAPFAVVAPVIGPLLDRLQRGRRAALAVSFGGRAVLAVVMALNYDNWGLYPAALGVMVLSKTYHVLKSAVTPRVLPTRITLATTNSRLTTFGLVAGGVFGGIAAGIAALAGSPGALFFTAALAVAGTLLCLRIPRWVESTAGEVPAALRSTQRGRRQPVSRGVVVALWGNGSMRFLTGFLTLFVAFTVRAQAGDDPTQQLFLIGIVGAAAGIGSFSGNAAGSRQRFDKIDTVVVGCIAVAVASAVVAAVLPGIATAAIVALVASTCSALAKVCLDAVIQRDLPEESRASAFGRSETVLQLAWVFGGALGVLLPHDTYGLGFVVASAMVAIGGVQTALIARGHSILPFLAPRSEPARTRT
- a CDS encoding glutaminyl-peptide cyclotransferase yields the protein MTSGRALVFATVLAMAGCAAAVPADAVPVLRPEVLAEIPHDPSAFTQGFEIADGVVYEGTGLVGGSQLRELDPATGDVRRAVPLPDGVFGEGITVVGDRIWQLTWRDGVAYEWDRASLTMLRSVPLTGEGWGLCHDGGRLVRSDGTALLRFHDPATFAETGSVTVTEGGVPVTRLNELECVDGQVYANIWRTDRIVRIDPSDGRVTAEVDASGLLDPARRADADVLNGIADAGGGELLLTGKLWPSTFRVRLVPTP
- a CDS encoding DUF3027 domain-containing protein, encoding MSAESTPPARLVHAVELARAAAVEDATTDLGRASAESAVGEHLEAVVEDPGTLTHFFAARHGGYRGWRWSVTVAAPEGEDDGPITVCEVVLLPGTDAVTAPAWVPWQERVRPGDLGVGDLLPAADDDERLVPGYVAVDDADLDVQIAVEVGLGRTKVLSRAGRDSAAERWFEGPHGPGTDMAKAAPGSCGTCGFFLSLAGSMRGAFGVCGNEYAPADGAVVAVGFGCGAHSDVVVEAGSPVMVAELVYDDGVDLEPVATS
- a CDS encoding sacsin N-terminal ATP-binding-like domain-containing protein, with translation MNDPFGTASLRAAVLDAWASSPTRFREDANAEEDLCLGGYADAWFVELAQNAADAARAAGVPGRIVVALVDGELRVANTGTPLDAAGVAALASLRASAKRDTDSVGRFGVGFAAVLAVTDAPRVLSRTGGIAFSAARTIDAVADLPAVVAELARRDEPPVLRLAWPVDGEPGLDTEVRMPLRPGVDGGALLASAAAEAADLLLALPDLVEITVGGTVVTRADDGDVATIATRVDAGSRDDRWRLAGRTGRLERDADGAVEQRGRRDWSATWALPLDRALIDDEVLYAPTATGERLGLPARLVATVPMEPDRRRARTGPGTDAVLAGAVDAYLDLVRATPPAERAALVPEPGFPRSPLDGRLREGIVEALRRTAWLPGADGSDLVPARARWLDLPDPGDLLALLGFADLTAAPPPVALDVERLSAAGLVERLTGVDRPPTWWKSLYAALAPLVGVVPGLSEDLRALPVPLADGRVALGPPTVLLPSGVAFGVSLPGLHLAHPDAVHPLLARLGATTADARTLLEHPALLAAVESSLDDADAGLDVRPLAEAVLALVAQVGTVDGCGALALPADDGLPARADELMLPDAALAPLLGDDPPLGVVDAPWADRAALVAVGVLDGFALVVDEEPTGPDHDLDDEERWWDSLPEPPRRLVAVRDLDLVDDDAWSAALALLGAGRETREALSGGYTAWWLARHARLDGRRPDHWRLPSAHGIAALYDQVPEPATRGRGNSDSREGGDSPAEGVWLAAGVRADLVVADARGATDLLDRLADPDRHPDVALVADAHIALTDAVAAGRVDPADLDAPENVRALDGSVVSVDVAVVLDAPWPASVLPAGELVAGGDPALLADLLDLPLATDIVAGVVEGAGKAVDWADVAEVVVACHTLGVAVPGGSVILHDELWVRVTRPVTGRFRVPAWPDGVGGWHADDPLRALLALLAE
- the mshA gene encoding D-inositol-3-phosphate glycosyltransferase codes for the protein MTLQRRPRRVSVLSVHTSPLEQPGTGDAGGMNVYIVETARRMAERGVEVEIFTRATSSEHPPVVELAPGVLVRHIAAGPFEGLGKNDLPSQLCAFTAGVLRTEARHDPGYYDVVHSHYWLSGQVGWLARDRWGVPLVHSAHTLARVKNAALAEGDPPEPMVRVIGEDQVVAEADRLIGNTDSEARELIELYGADPRRVVTIPPGVDLDRFVPGDRAASRHALGLAPDAVVLAFVGRIQPLKAPDVLLRAAAEMLRRDPALRARLVVLVAGGPSGSGLAAPTSLQALAASLGITDVVRFLPPQRGHGLVDVYRAADLVAVPSHNESFGLVALEAQACGTPVVAARVGGLPVAVAEGRSGLLVPGHGSGQWADALRAGLARRDDLGAGAVVHARRFSWDRTTESLLETYAGAAAEFGERQGVPAGMIAL
- a CDS encoding YbjN domain-containing protein; the encoded protein is MAAALAELEVDHHQREPGQFLVTLPGTARLQTHCWLVVRDHAVFVQAFVCRRPDEEFEAVYRFLLQRNARLYGVHYTIDRIGDIHLTGRIALHAVTTDEVDRVLGQVLEAADGDFNTLLELGFASSIRREHAWRSERGESTANLKAFEHLFT